A stretch of DNA from Anopheles ziemanni chromosome 3, idAnoZiCoDA_A2_x.2, whole genome shotgun sequence:
CCAGCTTTATCGAAATAACTCCATCACCCATGGTGGCACACAATTCGGTAACTTCTTCGATGGCactctgaaaaataaaaggacaACCTGTTAATCAAGTGAACACCAAAGGCAGGGCTCAATCGATTCACCAACGGAGTGAAGGCACTGGACAGCCGTCTCGGTACGGACATACTACGTTGCGATCGAAACGATCTGGCACGACTGACCCGCTGGGTCTCAATGTGCCTTCCAATTCCAACTCAACACGAGCGGACATGGGAGATCATTAACagtataaaaaaacacatctttCCGGACATTGCAAAACCGATTAACCGATTATCACACGAGGGCGCCGTCggaaatgtttacaaaatatgCCGGGAAAAAAGCTACACTATTATCAGCGCAATCGCATTCGGTCACTCCGGCCTGAATCGCACAGCTGATCAGCACACGAGAGGTGCAGTTGGGCTGTTTCCTCTACATTCCTTCTAACCTCGACCTCGAAAGTGCAATGAGATTGATTACAAACAGATTCCTTCTGCATTCGCGGAGCTTGTACCTTTTCTTCTTGCGTTTCGGCTAAATATAATTCACGTGCACAACCACCTGAGCGCAGCCAAAACAATCACTTTCCtttttgttcgatttgggaaCCTGCCCACCGGGTGGTGGATGGTTTTTGTGGGGAATTATGTACGAAATTGGTAACATAAAAGATAAGAAAATGTATCTTAAGCACCCAAGGTAGGTCACCCAAGACGTACATTGAGTAATTTAGCAAGAAAGGATGGTTATACGCagcgaaggtgtttgaacaaTTGACCAGATTAAAAATGCACTCCCGCTTGGAGCACACGATTTTACTCACCAAAACGATATTCTTCTAAGGTCTATACCAACAGCACTCCACTCAATGTACTGCAATCCAGTGGGAAACGCAAAATGTCGCTCGAAAGGGGGTGCACTTCACAGGATTTCACGAAAATTAACCGACCAGCTCGAGGAGTGATTGAATTTTCAAACCTATGAAGGTGACCTCTAATTTGAACAACTGAAAACAACTATCCGTGTCAAGGAGTGCATAACACTGAACCAGGTTGGAAGTTATCCGCTTGATGTTATTTACATCCGTACTGTCAAAGTGAAACAAGCGCAGGTTGGCAtaaacaagcttcaaaaacctCGGTCACAAATTGAAATTCACCTTTTACCACTGTTTAGCGCGATGGCCAAGGCTTTTAGTGGCATCGTCCAAAATATCAATACGATCGCCGGAGCTATAAAGATAACGCGATCGTCGTTCAGCTATTCCGTCCAGAACATTAAGAAGATGGCAGACCCTTCTAAGATAATGGGAGAACGCTTTGCGCGTTGGCCGCACCTATTAGACCCAGTAATTTTTTCGTCAGTTTTTCAAAGTCAGaattgaatcaaatcgagtcccaaaacaatcaaatataattcgaatcctaatcggatcaaatctttggaatccgtcaaatgggatttgaatctttggaatccgtctagggatcgaatcttcaaatcttccgaatcccgattctgccaacactattgACAATTTTGGCGCTCCCAAACCGAGACGAGCGTTCTTCCGTGTTAGTTGTCGTACACTAAGTGATTTTTACCGTAAAAAGATATTCTTAGTTCGTTTGATCTACTACTTAGAGGATTCGATAGACAAATCTGTGTCCTAAATGTTTAAACCATCCTAAACCGACGAGATACTGTGTCTTGGAACCATACTTATAGGTTATGTGGAGGAACGCTAACAGCGGAACCGCAAAATGTATTCTACAAATGCCACTTCGGTTCGGATCGTAAGCGTCGATCATTATATGGCTAAACCCGACACTCGGTTCGATGTTTGCTATTCGCAATTTCGCGGCACCGAAATACGACAAGTTCCAGTAATTCGGCTTTTCGGTACCACCGCCGATGGAACGCACAGTTGTGTCCACATCCACGGGGTGTTTCCGTACTTTTACATTCCTTACGAGGGCTTTACCGCCGATCGGCTTGCCGTGGACAAACGTATCTATCAGCTTGCCACGGCCCTGGACAAAGCAATCAATGTTTCGCTTGCACGGTCAATGTCCCGGGCGACGCATGTTTTCAAGATTGTGCTTGTCAAAGGAGTGTAAGTGTCATATGAAAGGTTGGTATCATAAAGGGCATACCGGAACTAACCTATTCCGTACCGTTACAGACCCATCTACGGCTATCACCGAAAGGAACacaattatttgaaaatttacaTGTACAACCCGCTGCTGGTTCGAAATGCGACCACGCTACTGATGAACGGTGCCATCCCGTCCGCCATGCCACAAGTGCACGAAACGCACATCCCGTACGTGCTGCAGTTTTTCATCGATTATAACCTATACGGCATGAGCTTCTTGCATCTGAACTCGGCGGGCTTACGTCAGCGAACTCAAACGGCTGCCGATGGTGCGGACGAGGTGCCGGCTAAGATGTCGACCTCTGAGTACGAAATAGACGCGCTGGCATCCGATATCCTCAATCGTGAGCCGGAGGAGAACGACACAGGGGAATTCGCGAACCCCGGCATCGCCTCCATATGGAAGGACGAAGAAACCAGACGCCGATTGTTTGGGCTGGAACAGCCGGAAAGAATGAATCTCTCGCAAGATGATGGGACTGGAAGGGATATTGTAACGGAAAGCGATCGATACTATCGAGCGATGCTAGCGGCGAAACTGTTGAAGGAGCAAGAAGGAACCAAGGAGAATCGCAACCCAAAGGTACCATCGGCCTATCCATCGGAGGCCTCGGAAGACGCGTCAACTCTGGATGCATCATGCATTGTTGACCACGGCCGTAACCGTCACGGTCTCAGCAATGAGAGTCTATACGCGTCCCAGATTAGCTACCATTTCGATGCTTCGGTCGACATTGACGAGGAGAAAATTGTGTCCATGTCGCAGAACATCGATGCATCGTTGCGGGAGGAGGATTACAACTTGCTCGAAATAATGCGTGAACTCGAGGAGAACGAGAAGCGTAACTTCGAAGACGATTGCCTGCTGGCTCCACTTTCCCAGCAAAGTGTAGAACATAGGCGAACTGTCCCCGCCACCCAGGGCGACCTGAACGTTTCCCAAAGCAACCGACGGCTTAATGCATCGTTGCGTGGCGATCTGGAGGCTCTTTGCCTGATGCAGGAGCTCGAAAACGATGGTGCCGAGGATGCCCGGAACGATTCCTTCGACTCGGACGATGAGTTTTTACTGGATCTCACGCAGAAGCAACTGTCCACACGAAATGTGGACCTGGAGAGCCTCGAGGGCTACCTGAACGATAGTGGCGATGAGGATCTGCTGGTCGGAGGATGCATTCCGCAGCTGGATGGTGGAGATGATAGGACCGGTCGGACACCGAAAAGAAATCGTCGAAGCAACGACCACACACCGGACATCAGTACGCTGGCAAAGCGAATTCGGATCGATTTGACGCAGCCCACGGCTAGAAAGTCACTGACTCCGCGTAAAGTTACGTTTGCTCCCTCGCCGCCCGGCGAAGAACAGGCAACTCGTGGCGAAATGATAAGACAACAGTTTGAGGAATCATCACCGAATACTTTGAAAAAATTCGAAATAAGGTAAATTTATCTTGATATTATCTTCtggcatttttatttctttatttattatttatttctggCATTTCATTCTGGTAATTGGTTTATatctcactttttttttgcagagtTCCCAAACTGAATCTTATTAAAAAGTCGATTTTGTACAAAAAACCTCTCGCTAGCGCTGATAAGACGCAACATTCAACACCGTTGAAAAATTTGCGAGTCTGGTAAGTTGCATAGTATATAAATTAGAAGACAACCCATTCTTGCTGCTTCCCTACTTATCAATACTCTTTCCTTAGTTTAACAAAATTGGACCCTTGTGCCTATGAGACGGCGGAGCAAAGTTCCGGTCGAGAGTCTCCGGGCAAATACATCGCGGATCGGTACCGGCCGGCGTACGAGTACGATAAGCGCAATAATTTTAATCCCTTGGAAGGACCCTCGACGCAGCAGTCGAATCGTGTGCGCAAAACGGACCCAATCAAAGCACCCAAGGGATCGTTGGCTGCGAAACGCGCGAAGCTGGAAGAACAGCAGGAAATTGAGGTGGTGCTCTCGGAGCGATTCAAAAACATCATTCGTCTCTCTCCGAAGGTGCTGATCAAACCGCTTACTATGATGGACAACGGTGCAATCAAAAGTCAGCTTTCCACATTGTCCCCACCAACGACGACAACTCGTCGGTCGGTGGAAGAACCTGAAGAGGTAAATACTCAAGAGGCGAGTGGGGAAAAAGATGGTTCAAGTAAAACGATTGAAGGAACTGAAGAATGCTCTTCGGCCTTGCCGGTTGTTGACGATGAAGTGAGCAACCAACACGCAGAAACTGCGATAGATCATCCGGCAATGGCGTGCGAAGAAGCGGAACTGGTTGAATCGACTGCCTCAAAAGAAGTTGACGGTTCCACTGAGCAGGAAAGTACAAGTAAAACGGTTGAAGGAACTGAAGAAAGGCCTTCCACCTTACCGGTTGTAGATGACGAAGAGAACAATAAACCgacagaaaaaacaaacgagcaTGCGGAAATGGAAACCGAAGAAGTGGAACCTGTTAAAATGGTTCCTTCAAAAGACGTTGACGATTCCAGTGAGCAGGAAAGTACAAATAAAACGGTTGAAGTAACTGAAGAGAGCCCTTCGGCCTTGACAGTTGTGGCTGATGAAGTGGGCAACAAACCGGCGGAAACCGCGAAAGATCTTCCTGCAATGGAAACCGAAGAAGTGGAACCGGTTAAATTGATTCCCTCAAAAGATGTTAACGGTTCCAGTGCAAAGGAAAGTACAAGTAAAACGGTTGAAGGAACTGGAAACAAGCCTTCCACCTTACCGGCTGTAGatgatgaagaaaacaaaaaaggcaccGAAAAAACGAACCAGCATCCTTCAATGGAGACCGAAGAGGTGGAACCAGTTCCGCCAAAAGAGGTTGCCAGCGAAAAGAATGTCGAAAAGGGTGATAGTGTAACTATTACTTTCGATGACTCTAGTACTACTGATGTCGATGACGATGAATGTATGGTTGTCGATGTAGCCGAAAATGATTGCGTTGGAAAGGCATCACAACCAAGCAATAGTGCACCAGTCCCTTCGTCTTCAACCAATCCAATGGTCACCATTCACCTCGATTCTGACGATGACTCGTTCAACGATGTGCTGAAGGTTAGTCCAACAGACCTTTTCATGGACCCGGCAGAGTTTTTGGAGTGCCAGCTCGATAGCACCCCCAAAAAGGCGACCTCCGTACCGATCGGAAGCCAGCTCGATGGCGTTGTGGAACTGATGGGGGCCAGCACTAGCGCGAGTGGAAAAGAACCCGACACGCAAACGGTGGATGAGGAAGAAGACGATGGGAATGCgaaaaatattcaaagcttTTGCGAAACAACTATGGTTTGCGATGTGGACGACATCGATACGGACTCGGACGATAGTTGCCGTATGTTTCCCTTGGGCCAGGAGGACAATCCCAGCGAATCGAATAATGAGTTGGTAAGCATTTCGTTGGCGGATTGCCCTCCGACACGCGGGGACGCGCGTCAAGCCATAGAATCATTCGAAATTCCCGCCGTTGTCAATGCCACCCCGTTTTACAGCGATCCGAACGACGTAACGGGAAAGAAGGAGGTCGGTCACACCGTGCTGCACATCACCGCAAGCAGCTTGAACGATCTGGAGGAGTTTAGAAGCGCCGTTACCGGTGCCCAATCGATGAAGCATCTTCGTTATGAAGTGCTCAAGGAGACGTACGGAGAAAGTATCGAGGAAGTGTTGGGTCCGGTTAGTGTAAGCGGTCCTAGCGCCGATCGAATGAAGGAGTTGCTAGCGTCGGAACGCTCGGTTACCATCACTCACGCAAAAGGTCCACCAAATCGAGCCGATGCAAATGCATGGTTGGACGAAAGAATTCGCAATCGACAAATCGACGATCAGCCGGCCAACACTAAAGACGATCGGGCGGTGGTTGAACTTGACAGTCCGGTAAAGGTGAAGAAGGCAGAAGCCACCATGACAATGGAGCACGATGGAACAAATGTGGAACAAGTTTCTTCCGCATCGACCAAAATAGATACCGAGTCAACACTCAATTTGAGTGTTTTATTGAcaaacgacgaaaacaaaTCGTCATCCAATGGCCATACGACGAAGGCTTTAGTTACAAAAATCATGACAATGAATACCTACGGTTCCTCCTCATCACAAGAAACCGGAGCATCCACGGGAAACATAGATGAAGACACCACAGCAAAGCCTAGTTCAACGCTGGCAGGTTATAGTGCACGCCGGAAAAGCCACAAACTTGCCGCTAAATCACTTTCAGTGGAACGCGAGGAAAATGAGGTACCGGCAACCCAGCCTGCTGAGATGATGGATTCCGTTGATGAAACGATGATAAACTCATCAACtttcgaacaaacaaacaccgaaCAACAGGAGGTCAGTAAAAACTAGCAGGACGGTTGTTTGGATCGTGTCTTcattggtttgttgtttgaccATTTTCTTCGCAGGAAACATCCAACAAGGAACCACCAGCAACGCAGAATGTGGACGTCCCTAGACCAACAACCTCACAACCTTGCATCTTGGGGTCGTCGGATCAGTCTGACTTGATCGAGCACAGCAACGCCAACATATCCACGGCCACGGGACAGGATAATGCGTACGGATTCAAAGTGAACTACGAAAATCTGCAGGAAGCGAAGCCTGTTTGTGAGGTGAGTTAAGCTTGTCGGCAGGCGTCTTCTACagtgaattttgttttatacaaGTATATCTGTTGTTAATGTTAACCTGAATGTTCATTGTGCACACAGTGACGAGTATTTTAGAAAGTTCGGAGGCTACGATAAAAGGAAATAGAGAACGCGTGACGCTATCGCGGACAATTGTAATCTTCATCGTTTGGAATCATTTATTCGCGCccatcgtttgtttgttcgtcgTTTTGTAATCCGAATACTGTAAATTTAGTTGTTTAGCTTGTCGTTGATCCAATCAATAAAGTGTGAAACGCGAACGAAAACGCCCGgctttttccaaccaccgcACGGAATGCCACCCCACGAGACGGTACCGACCTGGACGTAGGAGCCGTCGTCGGTGGTCTGTACGAGTGGGCCACCGGAGTCTCCCGAGCAGACGCTCGAGGATCCCTCGATCGTGCCGGCGCAGATGTTGCTGTCCGCGACAATCTCATCGTAGTAGATGCTGCGGCACTTGTCGAGATCCATGACGGGAATGGATGTTTTCTGGAGGCACAACAAACGAACGGTTTAGTGAAGGAACCATTGTGAAGGAGGGTTAAGGGGGTCGGGTGGGTGGGTAGCTTACCATGAGGATGTCTGGATAGATGGGAGTCGCCGTGAAGGAAGTTGATCCCCAGCCACTGATGGTGCACATACCGGTCGGAATCGCGCCAGCCACTGGCAGGCTGATGAGCTGCACGTTTCGGTTCAGGACGAATGGACGATCCACACGGAACACGGCAATGTCGTTGGGACCGACGCCGCCCGCGTAGTCCTCGTGGATGAACTGCTCGACCACACGGCGTCGTTGTACCGCTCCGTCGTACTGCGTGAAATCATGCTCGCCGGCCACAGCCTCCACGAATCCGTCGGGAGAGTAGGTGGGCACGCAATGTCCGGCCGTGAGGACGAACCGCTCGGCAATCAGCGAACCACCGCAGAAGTGCATCGGTGGCTGCCGCAGACCCTTGATGTTGAAGTTCCACTGCAGCGAGATCTGGTACGGGAACTCGTGGGGTTCGGCCTCCTCTCCGCCGACGATGCGGCGCGACGGTTTACCGGCGGCCAGTGCCAGCAGGGACAGAAGGATAGCGATGCGTTGCGGTTGTCCAGCCATTTTGCGTGGGGGATTGCGAGTCGAATCGGGTTGAGTCGAGTCGTTAAACTGATCTCTTGGGGGACGGGTTGGAATAATTTATACTCCTTCCCAACCCCACGTCTAAAGGGCCACTCGAACTTTCGGACATGTGCCACGGAAAACGTTAATCCCCCTGTTATTTAAGATAATTTTACAAATGTTTCGAGTGTCCATTCAAGTTTCCACTGGTTAAGGGATGGTCTTTTGCTTTGCCACTGAAAAGAGCCCCTCTTGAAAAAGTGGATTAACTGTGTTTACTGGGAAATTCGATTTTACtcctgggttttttttattacctcTCGATGGTCATACGTCACCCTGGTTTTGATAAACGATTCTTTtgcaattttgtttcatttattagAACGTACATAGCTTATTATATAGAGGTGCTTTAATGTTTAGAGGGTTTGTGCTTttgtgttgttgaaatttatgtttgtttgttcgcttTTATGgttgttcggttttgtttgggtTTGTGCTTGTCCCTTAAACTTCTCACTTTTCATTCGTCTACACACATCTTATAGTTAAGTTGACACTCATTTTGCGTCTTGTCTtgaaactttttgttttgtcttatGCGTTTGAATCATTCGGGCCCAGTTGTctcatttgttattttctctctctctctccctatcTGGTTCTGCCTTGCACCGTTTCAGTACAACTATCTTACGGTACTGGCGGTCGAAATACACGTGCCAACGAGGGGCGATTTGCGGCCGAATCCCACCATGGACCCGATCGCAGCTATATTCTATCGCATCCACAACGACGTCCCGCCTGACCATCCGAAGGCTTCGTCCATGTGTGGCGTTATTTTGAACCGAAATCTTTGTGGTACCGGCGTCGGT
This window harbors:
- the LOC131289015 gene encoding DNA polymerase zeta catalytic subunit; the protein is MYSTNATSVRIVSVDHYMAKPDTRFDVCYSQFRGTEIRQVPVIRLFGTTADGTHSCVHIHGVFPYFYIPYEGFTADRLAVDKRIYQLATALDKAINVSLARSMSRATHVFKIVLVKGVPIYGYHRKEHNYLKIYMYNPLLVRNATTLLMNGAIPSAMPQVHETHIPYVLQFFIDYNLYGMSFLHLNSAGLRQRTQTAADGADEVPAKMSTSEYEIDALASDILNREPEENDTGEFANPGIASIWKDEETRRRLFGLEQPERMNLSQDDGTGRDIVTESDRYYRAMLAAKLLKEQEGTKENRNPKVPSAYPSEASEDASTLDASCIVDHGRNRHGLSNESLYASQISYHFDASVDIDEEKIVSMSQNIDASLREEDYNLLEIMRELEENEKRNFEDDCLLAPLSQQSVEHRRTVPATQGDLNVSQSNRRLNASLRGDLEALCLMQELENDGAEDARNDSFDSDDEFLLDLTQKQLSTRNVDLESLEGYLNDSGDEDLLVGGCIPQLDGGDDRTGRTPKRNRRSNDHTPDISTLAKRIRIDLTQPTARKSLTPRKVTFAPSPPGEEQATRGEMIRQQFEESSPNTLKKFEIRVPKLNLIKKSILYKKPLASADKTQHSTPLKNLRVCLTKLDPCAYETAEQSSGRESPGKYIADRYRPAYEYDKRNNFNPLEGPSTQQSNRVRKTDPIKAPKGSLAAKRAKLEEQQEIEVVLSERFKNIIRLSPKVLIKPLTMMDNGAIKSQLSTLSPPTTTTRRSVEEPEEVNTQEASGEKDGSSKTIEGTEECSSALPVVDDEVSNQHAETAIDHPAMACEEAELVESTASKEVDGSTEQESTSKTVEGTEERPSTLPVVDDEENNKPTEKTNEHAEMETEEVEPVKMVPSKDVDDSSEQESTNKTVEVTEESPSALTVVADEVGNKPAETAKDLPAMETEEVEPVKLIPSKDVNGSSAKESTSKTVEGTGNKPSTLPAVDDEENKKGTEKTNQHPSMETEEVEPVPPKEVASEKNVEKGDSVTITFDDSSTTDVDDDECMVVDVAENDCVGKASQPSNSAPVPSSSTNPMVTIHLDSDDDSFNDVLKVSPTDLFMDPAEFLECQLDSTPKKATSVPIGSQLDGVVELMGASTSASGKEPDTQTVDEEEDDGNAKNIQSFCETTMVCDVDDIDTDSDDSCRMFPLGQEDNPSESNNELVSISLADCPPTRGDARQAIESFEIPAVVNATPFYSDPNDVTGKKEVGHTVLHITASSLNDLEEFRSAVTGAQSMKHLRYEVLKETYGESIEEVLGPVSVSGPSADRMKELLASERSVTITHAKGPPNRADANAWLDERIRNRQIDDQPANTKDDRAVVELDSPVKVKKAEATMTMEHDGTNVEQVSSASTKIDTESTLNLSVLLTNDENKSSSNGHTTKALETSNKEPPATQNVDVPRPTTSQPCILGSSDQSDLIEHSNANISTATGQDNAYGFKVNYENLQEAKPVCEYNYLTVLAVEIHVPTRGDLRPNPTMDPIAAIFYRIHNDVPPDHPKASSMCGVILNRNLCGTGVGDTLGRKYNQSPYVADVVLVSGERELYEKFLLLIAFWDPDIFTGYEIESVSWGYIIERGYALEMNLMKMLSRVPTVEKVHVSEEEQQELLEMHDYSAGLKIAGRILLDIWRLMRHEIALTSYTFENVVYHILHRRVPSHSYRQLTRLWNKPYSCWIVLDYYLERVNGNFEILNQLDLIGRTAELAKLFGIQFYEVLSRGSQFRVESMMLRIAKPRNFVSVSPTIQQRAHMRAPEYLPLIMEPNSRFYADPIIVLDFQSLYPSVIIAYNYCFSTCLGRIEHLAESTEEFEFGASHLRIPPKMLKALMDKNLITFSPCGIAFVKKRVREGVLPRMLSEILNTRLMVKKSMKLHKTNNVLQRVLHSRQLGLKLIANVTYGYTAANFSGRMPCVEVGDSVVAKGRETLERAIKLVEETERWGAKVVYGDTDSLFVLCPGRTKAEAFRIGEEIAEAVTKDNPPPVKLKLEKVYQPSILQTKKRYVGYMYETADQENPIYEAKGIETVRRDGCPVVAKMLEKVLRILFETCDVSKVKQYTCRQFTKILEGRVNLQDFIFAKEFRGEDGYKPGACVPALELTRKWKLSDPRREPRRGQRVPYVIVNGPPLVPLIRLVRSPDEVLVDEGLKINANYYISKAIIPPLNRCLLLIGADVHQWYNDLPRKSLMLHNTGGGSGVGAFGQKLTGRGNSTVLAVPKKSTISQYFSTTSCIVDCGRQTTHGVCKECQQRPQYALLHVMNKMNKLERKLELTEKMCRSCCQRSFETSCNSLDCPVMFSLHRRMAEHKQTDYYRDLLEQFF
- the LOC131288803 gene encoding trypsin-1-like, with the translated sequence MHFCGGSLIAERFVLTAGHCVPTYSPDGFVEAVAGEHDFTQYDGAVQRRRVVEQFIHEDYAGGVGPNDIAVFRVDRPFVLNRNVQLISLPVAGAIPTGMCTISGWGSTSFTATPIYPDILMKTSIPVMDLDKCRSIYYDEIVADSNICAGTIEGSSSVCSGDSGGPLVQTTDDGSYVQVGTVSWGGIPCGGWKKPGVFVRVSHFIDWINDKLNN